In Lotus japonicus ecotype B-129 chromosome 5, LjGifu_v1.2, one genomic interval encodes:
- the LOC130717328 gene encoding CBL-interacting serine/threonine-protein kinase 25-like, protein MEEMKEDILFGKYEMGRVLGKGTFAKVYFAKEITSGEGVAIKVMSKARIKKEGMMDQIKREISIMRLVRHPNIVNLKEVMATKTKIFFIMEYIRGGELFAKVAKGKLKEDLARRYFQQLISAVDYCHSRGVSHRDLKPENLLLDENENLKVSDFGLSALPEQLRQDGLLHTQCGTPAYVAPEVLRKKGYDGFKTDTWSCGVILYALLAGCLPFQHENLMTMYNKVLRAEFQFPPWFSPESKKLISKILVADPNRRITISSIMRVSWFQKGFSASIPIPDPDESNFNSDLNSSSEQSTKVVAAAKFINAFEFISSMSSGFDLSGFFEEKRRGGSVFTSKCSVSEIASKIEGAAKGLRFRVAKVKDFKLRLQGMTEGRKGKLAVTAEILTVAPELAVVEFSKSAGDTLEYVKFCEEDVRPALKDIVWTWQGE, encoded by the coding sequence ATGGAGGAGATGAAGGAGGACATCCTATTCGGGAAGTACGAGATGGGAAGGGTTTTAGGCAAAGGAACGTTTGCGAAGGTGTACTTCGCGAAGGAAATCACCTCAGGTGAAGGCGTTGCGATCAAAGTCATGAGCAAAGCCCGTATAAAGAAAGAAGGCATGATGGATCAAATCAAACGTGAGATTTCCATAATGCGTTTGGTTAGACACCCAAACATCGTGAACCTCAAGGAAGTCATGGCCACTAAAACCAAAATCTTCTTCATCATGGAGTACATACGTGGCGGCGAGCTATTCGCCAAGGTGGCAAAGGGGAAATTGAAAGAAGATCTCGCCCGTAGATACTTCCAGCAGTTAATCAGCGCCGTCGATTACTGCCACAGCAGAGGTGTGTCCCACCGTGATCTGAAGCCAGAGAATCTACTTCTTGATGAGAATGAAAATCTGAAGGTGTCAGATTTTGGTCTATCCGCCCTGCCGGAACAACTCCGGCAGGACGGGCTACTCCACACCCAGTGTGGAACTCCGGCGTACGTCGCGCCGGAGGTCCTAAGGAaaaaaggatatgatggatTCAAAACTGATACCTGGTCTTGTGGTGTTATTCTCTATGCTCTTCTTGCAGGGTGTCTTCCTTTCCAGCATGAGAATCTCATGACCATGTACAACAAGGTTCTCAGAGCAGAGTTTCAGTTTCCGCCATGGTTTTCCCCTGAATCGAAGAAGCTAATCTCGAAGATCCTCGTCGCGGATCCGAATCGACGAATCACGATCTCTTCAATCATGCGCGTCTCGTGGTTCCAGAAAGGATTCTCAGCCTCAATTCCAATTCCAGATCCCGATGAGTCCAATTTCAATTCCGATTTGAATTCCAGTTCTGAACAATCGACCAAGGTTGTGGCTGCTGCGAAATTCATCAACGCGTTCGAGTTCATTTCATCGATGTCTTCTGGTTTCGATCTCTCAGGGTTTTTCGAGGAGAAGAGGAGAGGCGGTTCGGTGTTCACGTCCAAGTGTTCGGTTTCGGAGATCGCGTCGAAGATCGAAGGCGCGGCGAAGGGGTTGAGGTTTCGGGTGGCGAAGGTTAAGGATTTCAAGCTGAGACTGCAGGGGATGACGGAGGGGAGGAAGGGGAAGCTGGCCGTGACGGCAGAGATTTTAACGGTGGCGCCGGAGCTTGCGGTGGTGGAGTTTTCGAAGTCCGCCGGCGATACCCTGGAATATGTCAAGTTTTGCGAGGAGGATGTGAGGCCAGCGCTGAAAGACATTGTTTGGACGTGGCAGGGTGAGTAA